A single window of Vibrio gazogenes DNA harbors:
- a CDS encoding SLAC1 anion channel family protein, translating into MKDLSINQPSSAKKESRLIHFPISMFSIVMGLSGFSIAWQKALGMSFPVVTTLSSALASLVMIIVSSFYLMKLIHFPNAVIAETKHPIKINFFAAFSISLLLLSVVWHRFESLSCVLWGIGAIVQLSLTLLIMHSWIHHDHYRLEHANPSWFIPVVGNIIAPITGANLGFIEISWFFFGVGIVFWMVLFTIITNRLIFHEMLPARFKPMLFILLAPPSLGFVSYSALVPELTAFSRILISVALFTAILLVLNLNQFRKSGFYLSSWAFSFPVAAFNVALFRYAELTQSSTCFYIGIALIGCLTLLILWLSFNTLKAIKAGEICKPE; encoded by the coding sequence ATGAAAGACTTATCCATAAACCAACCATCCTCTGCGAAGAAAGAAAGCCGATTAATACATTTCCCGATTTCAATGTTCTCTATCGTGATGGGGCTTAGCGGGTTTTCAATCGCATGGCAAAAGGCGCTGGGGATGTCCTTTCCTGTGGTGACAACATTGAGTAGTGCTTTAGCAAGTCTTGTCATGATAATTGTAAGCAGCTTTTATTTGATGAAACTCATTCATTTTCCCAATGCGGTCATTGCAGAAACGAAACACCCGATCAAGATTAATTTCTTTGCTGCTTTCTCAATCAGCCTATTACTTCTTTCCGTCGTCTGGCACCGGTTTGAATCCCTTTCCTGTGTTTTATGGGGGATTGGAGCCATCGTTCAGTTATCGCTAACTTTATTGATTATGCATAGCTGGATACACCACGATCACTACCGATTAGAGCACGCTAACCCGAGTTGGTTTATCCCGGTCGTCGGAAACATCATTGCTCCAATTACCGGTGCGAATCTGGGCTTTATTGAGATAAGCTGGTTCTTTTTCGGTGTCGGTATTGTGTTTTGGATGGTGCTATTCACCATCATTACCAACCGTTTGATTTTCCATGAAATGTTACCAGCACGTTTTAAACCGATGCTGTTCATATTGTTAGCGCCCCCATCTCTTGGGTTTGTCTCCTATAGTGCGCTAGTACCAGAATTGACTGCTTTTTCCAGAATACTCATCTCTGTTGCACTATTCACCGCTATTTTGCTCGTACTCAATCTCAATCAATTTCGAAAAAGCGGGTTTTATCTTTCGTCATGGGCGTTTTCATTCCCGGTAGCTGCCTTTAACGTCGCCCTATTTAGATATGCAGAATTAACCCAGTCATCAACCTGCTTCTACATTGGTATTGCACTAATCGGATGTTTGACACTGCTCATTCTGTGGCTTTCGTTTAATACACTCAAAGCAATCAAAGCCGGAGAAATATGCAAGCCAGAGTAA
- a CDS encoding carboxymuconolactone decarboxylase family protein produces MNKNYTAINQQQRKLGSAFRKESPDTLNAFLNLHKAAFAPGAMETKYKELIAVAIAINVRCDGCIGSHVEAAVKAGANREELVETINVAILMGGGPAVIYGTQALAAVDEFCQ; encoded by the coding sequence ATGAATAAAAATTATACAGCCATTAACCAACAACAACGCAAATTGGGTTCCGCTTTTCGAAAAGAAAGCCCTGATACGCTTAACGCTTTCTTAAACCTTCACAAAGCTGCCTTTGCGCCCGGTGCAATGGAAACCAAGTACAAAGAACTGATTGCTGTTGCGATTGCGATCAATGTTCGCTGTGACGGCTGTATTGGTTCCCACGTTGAAGCCGCGGTGAAAGCCGGCGCCAACAGAGAAGAGCTTGTTGAGACCATTAATGTCGCTATTTTGATGGGAGGTGGCCCTGCCGTTATTTATGGAACACAAGCCCTCGCTGCTGTGGACGAATTTTGCCAATAA